The Caldalkalibacillus salinus genome contains the following window.
ATTGTTCCGTTCATGCGGTGCAAGCCCTCAAACAACAGGGGTATGAAGCGATCGTCATTAACAATAATCCAGAGACGGTGAGTACAGACTTCTCTACGGCCGACCGCTTGTATTTCGAGCCTTTAAGCGTAGAAGACGTGATCGCCGTTGCTGAAAAGGAAAACGTGCAGGGGGTTCTTGTTCAATTTGGTGGTCAAACGGCATTAAACATGGCCCAAGCGCTGAAAGAAGAAGGAATTTCCGTGCTCGGGACCCCTGTTGAAGCAGTAGATGCACTCGAAGATCGTGATCAGTTTTATCACTTGTTAGAAGAACTGGGCATACCTTGTTTACAGGGAAAAACAGCCCACACCATCGATGAGGTCAATGCTGCGGGAAATGAGATCGGTTTTCCAATGATCGTGAGACCGTCTTATGTCATCGGTGGGCAATCCATGGTGATCTTTTATGATCAAACAGAACTAGACCAGTATTGCCAGGAACAGTTAGCCTACGCCAGTCCTAGGAGCTGGCCGCTGTTAATTGATCCTTATGTCCCTGGCCTTGAATGTGAGCTAGATGCCATCAGTGACGGCCAAGATGTTGTTATCCCCGGAATCTTTGAGCATATGGAAAGAGCAGGCGTCCATTCGGGAGATAGTTTATGTACGATACCGCCAATGCAACTAACAGATGAGCTGGCAGAAACACTTCATACGTATACACAACGCGTGGCCCAAAAAGCAGGGATAAAAGGTGTCATGAATATTCAGTTTGTGATTAACGATGGGATCTGTTACGTCCTTGAGGTCAACCCACGCGCATCTAGAACCGTGCCGATCTTAAGTAAAGTGACGAACATCCCTGTGATTGATTGGGCTACCCAAGTACAACTGGGTCATTCCATAAAATCGTTAACTGAGGCAGCTGGTATTAAGGTGGGCTTACAGTCCAACGCTTCTTTTTACGCTGTCAAAGCGCCGGTTTACTCTACACATAAACTGAGAGGCGTTGATCCTCAAGTGGGACCGGAGATGAAATCTACTGGGGAAACGTTAGGAATGGGAGAGAGCGTACCCCAAGCGTTACTAAAAGCTTTGGGACCACGTTGGGTAGATCAAAATCAGGAAGAAGAGCGATGGGTGATATGCTCTGTCGCCGAGCCGTTTAAATCCGAATCCGTCACTCTGATGCATCGTTTACACGCGCAAGGTTACAAGATTCTAGCGACAGAACAGACGTATCAAACCTTACAAGCCGAGGACATTCCTGCCCAGCGCATTGAGAAGGACGTGACCAAGGTCGAGGATGCATTTAAGACGAAGCACATCCAATGGGTCGTGAATATCCCGACGAAAGGAAAAGATCATGCCCGATTTGGCTTTCAGTTACGCCGCTTAGCACTAAAATACCAAGTGCCATGTATGACTTGTTTAGATACTTTAAGCTATGTGTCGCAAGCCAACGCATCGTTGGATCAGTTGCATTGGGAGGTCACCTCATTGCAGGAATATCGGAACACATTAAATATGATCAAAATCTGACGACTAAGGAAGGTGCGCGTATGTCTATCAAACCGAGTGAAGTCACACCTGAACCGTGTTTTCAATTAAAAGGAAAAAGTATGCTCAATCTAGCCGATTGGGCACCTGAAGAGGTTGAGTATGTGCTCAACCATGCGATTGAGATGAAAAAAGGAAAAGAGAGTCCTTTTTACAGTCGTTATGAAAATGCATTGGGAGGTCAAACCCTGGGCATGATTTTCGAAAAACCCTCAACTAGAACGCGTGTCTCATTTGAAGTAGGCATGTTTCAGTTAGGCGGTCAAGCGATCTATCTCAATACGAACGATATTCAGCTAGGGCGAGGCGAGAGTATAGAAGATACGGCACAAGTTCTTTCACGCTATGTCGATGCGGTGATGATTCGCACACACGCTCACGAAACCCTCACACGATTTGATCAATATGCGAATATCCCCGTGATCAATGGCTTATGTGATCTCTATCATCCGACTCAGGTTCTCGCGGATCTACTCACCATTAAGGAGCACAAAGGAAAACTTCAAGGGCTTCGTATCGCGTACATCGGTGATGGTAAAAATAACATGGCCCATACGTTACTCTTGGGTGCAACGATGATGGGCATGGACATGACGGTTGCGAGTCCTGACGATGACTTGCCCCAAGCGGATATCTACGAGAAGGCTAAAGAGATGGCAACTCAATCGGGAGCGCAGCTGCATCTAACAACAGATCCACATGCTGCAACAAAAGGGGTCGATGTGGTAATTACGGACGTGTGGACCAGTATGGGGCAAGAGGATGAGCAAGAGGCGAGAATGAAACGGCTAGAGCCTTACCAAGTAAATACAGACCTATGTAGCCACGCGGCGACCGACTATATCTTTCTACACTGTTTACCGGCCCATCGGGGAGAAGAAGTCACAGCAGACATTATTGACGGTGGACATTCAGTTGTCTTTGATGAAGCGGAAAATCGTCTACACGCCCAAAAAGCACTATTATATGCAGTGATGTCACGCTAATGCTTATCTAACGCTGATATCTATTTAATGCTATCGCTTTATCACACTTTAAAAATTATTGATGACTATAATGTATAAAAATACGATTTTATAATTATTTATACCATTCTCATCCAAAATGATGTATAATGTTTATAAATTCAAATGAACAATGGGTATTAAGCGTATAGATTGGGCGTAAATAGTGCGCATCGACCTAGACCTAGGACGTATGAACGATTTAGTATTTATTTGGAGAGGAGAGAGATGGTATGACAGCAAATGCAAAGCCGAAGGTGGTTCTCGCTTATTCTGGAGGTTTAGACACTTCCGTTTGTATAAAATGGTTAGAAGATAAATACGGTTATGACGTCATTGCCTTAGGCCTTGACGTTGGTGAAGGGAAGGATTTAGAGGGGATCAAAGACAAAGCCCTCCAAGTAGGAGCTTCCAAAGCGTATATTCTGGACGCAAAGGAGATTTTTGCCCAGCATTTTATCCTGCCAGCACTAAAGGCGAATACATTATATGAAGGCAAGTATCCCGTGTCTTCAGCCCTATCTCGCCCCCTAATCTCACAGTTATTAACCCAAGTGGCTGAGGAGGAAGGTGCTGAAGCCGTGGCTCATGGCTGTACGGGAAAAGGGAATGACCAGGTCCGTTTTGAGGTCTCAGTGCAAGCCTTGAATCCGGAATTAAAAGTCATTGCGCCAGTGCGTGAATGGGGCATGACGAGAGATGAAGAAATCGAATACGCCAAGGAGAAAGGCATACCTGTACCGGTAGATCTAGAAAACCCTTATTCCATTGACGCCAATATTTGGGGGCGTGCTTGTGAAGCTGGGGTATTAGAGAATCCATGGACCGAAGCGCCAGAGGGTGCCTTTGATTGGACACAATCCCCAGAAGAAGCGCCAGACACACCTGAGTATATTGAAATCGGGTTTGAAGAGGGGGTTCCAGTCTCCTTAAACAATCAAAAAATGGGACTTGTAGATCTGATCGAGTTACTCAATGACATTGGAGGCAAGCATGGCGTGGGGCGTATCGATCACGTTGAAAATAGACTCGTTGGGATTAAATCCAGAGAAGTATATGAAAACCCAGCCGCTTTAATCTTAATCGATGCCCATCAAGAATTGGAATTCCTCACTCTGACCAGAGATGTGCTCAAGTTTAAGAAGCAGGTAGAACAACAGTTTACTCAGATCATTTATGATGGCCAGTGGTACTCTCCTTTAAGAGAAGCACTTGAAGCGTTTGTTGATCAGACGCAACAAAATGTGACCGGCACGCTACGTGTCAAATTATATAAAGGTAATATGCAAGTGGTTGGACGTCAATCCCCACATAGCTTATATAATGAGGAACTTGCCACGTACTCAACAGGCGACGCTTTTGACCATAATGCTGCAGTCGGATTCATCCAACTATGGGGACTCTCGACAAAGGTTTATAGTGAAGTTCAAAAGAGCAATGGTAAGGAACAGAAAGGTCTGAAACATATTAACCTTCAACCGAGCGTACCGGAGCCAGGAGTTAAGGAACATGTCTAAGTTATGGGGCGGTCGTTTTACCAAAGAGACGAACCACTTAGTAGATGAATATACCGCGTCCATTTCCTTCGATCAGGCCTTAGCGCTAGAGGATATCGAAGGAAGTATCGCCCACGTTACGATGCTTGCCGAACAAAACATCATAGAGGCACACGAAGCGGACACGATCAAAGAAGGTCTACAAAAGATTAAGGAAAAATATCTTAATGGGGAGCTCCGTTTTTCTGTAGAAGATGAAGATATTCACATGAATATTGAAAGACTGCTCATAGAAGAAATCGGGACTGTTGGTGGAAAGCTGCATACAGGGCGCAGTCGGAATGATCAAGTGGCTACCGATATGCATCTGTATTTGAAGAAGAAGATTAATCAATTTATTTCACAACTCATTGATGTTCAACGGGCCATTATCAATCAAGCAGAAGCGCATGTGCATACGATCATACCAGGGTACACGCACCTCCAACGCGCACAGCCAATCTCTTTTGCACATCATTTACTCGCTTACTTCTGGATGTTTGAACGAGATAAAAGTCGTCTCCAAGATAGCCTCAAACGTGTGGATTTCTCTCCACTTGGGGCTGGAGCACTAGCGGGGACCACTTTCCCCATTAATAGACAGCGAACCGCAGAACTACTAGGTTTCGAGAATGTCTACCCTAACAGCTTAGACGCCGTCAGTGACCGGGACTTTATTCTGGAGTTTCTGTTTGACGCTTCGACCATTATGACTCACATGTCTCGATTATCCGAAGAACTCGTCATCTGGTCTAGTCAAGAATTTCAGTTCGTCGAGCTTGATGATGCTTTCTGTACCGGTTCTAGTATCATGCCACAGAAGAAGAATCCGGATGTTCCTGAGCTGTTAAGAGCCAAGACGGGGAGAGTGAACGGTAATCTTGTAGGGCTTCTCACTGTACTCAAAGGGCTGCCATTAGCGTATAACAAGGATATGCAAGAGGATAAAGAGGGGATGTTCGACGCCGTCCAAACGTTAGATGGCGCTCTTGCCTTACTGGCCCCTTTAATCGACTCCATGAGCGTGAACAAGGATCAGATGAAGCAAGCGGTAGAACAAGATTATTCCAACGCTACTGACCTCGCAGATTACCTTGCAGCAAAAGGGTTGCCTTTTCGAGAAGCGCACGAGGTGACAGGTCAGGTTGTGCTGTACGCCATCCAACACAAGAAGATGCTCTCCCAGCTTACCTTAGAGGAGTACAATACCTTTCATGATTTCTTTGATGAGCAGGTTTACGATGCCATACAGCCGGAGCAGGTTGTAGCGGTACGGAACAGTGAAGGGGGCACAGCGCCAACGGAGGTTGAAAAACAAATACAGCTCGCAAAGCATTTAATAGATGGGAAAGAAGACTGCTAAGACGCTATGTGTTAGTAGTCTTTTTCATTTTTTCGAGCTTTCGAGCTCTTATAATAGAAAGCTGAGACCGTATGACTTGATAGCTCTATTTGATACGACCGTGGGTTTGATAGAATGGCCAAAATGAATACCATAAGTTCGTGAAAAGCATGAGCTCCCGTGTTAGTAAAATTAACCATATATTGCAAACGGGCACATATACATATGGCTAGACGAAAGCTATACTAGAATTGAGAATAAAATACATGCTACTGAAAGGAAGGAGACCGACATGACATTGACAAGTCAACCAAGAATCCGTCCCAAGGCGCTATCAGTCATAACTTTAATTGCAAGTTTAGCACTTATATGTATCTTTATACCATTCACAGATACTGAAGTCAGCGCAGCTGAACAAACCTCAGTGAAGGTAGATGGACAAGCTGTCGTTTTCCCCGATACCCAACCGACTGTGTCTCAGGGACGCACGTTAGTCCCCCTACGCCCGATCGTTGAAGCCATGGGTGCAGATGTACAGTGGGATTCTGACAATAGGGTTGCTCATATTGCAATGGAAGGACAAGCTGAACTGAGTGTGCCCGTGGATTATCAGTATGTACAGTTGGACACGCAGGGAGAGTCTGCTGCAATAAAGATTGACGTGCCGGCACAAGTTCTACATGGACGCACAATGGTACCATTACGTGTAATTGGAGAAAGTTTGGGCTACCGCGTCAATTGGGATAGTCAAACGTCCACCGCCGCATATGTGAAGACGGATGAAACACAACAAACATTCCAAAGCTATACAGTCGATGGTGATATTGAAAAACTTCATCCGTATGAGCTTGACGTTTTCTGGAGCGTGAATGAAAAAAGAGCATCCGCATCCGTTCAACCTCTCGCTTTACATGTGGACCTCAGTCTAGTGGCTAGGGAAAAATCTAAGGATATGCTAGACAATGGGTATTTTGACCATACGTCTCCAACGTACGGGACACCATTTGAAATGATGACGGAGTTCAACTTAAGCTACCGTGCAGCAGGTGAGAACATCGCTGCCGGACAACGTTCCCCCGAAGAGGTGATGAACGGCTGGATGAATAGTCCGGGCCATCGACAAAATATCGAGAGTGAATCCTTCACTCATATTGGTGTGGGCTTTGTATCGGGTTCTACAGGTTATAGAAATTATTGGACCCAAATGTTCATGACGCCTTAATTACGCTTAGACACTCAACTTGATTTAATTATCTAAGTAAAACCAAATAAGGCTATTGTTTATAAGAAGCTGCCAATTCTTTGGCGGCTTTTTTATTGTCTGAGAAAATCAATACATATACCAAAAGTTTTAAAATTTATTATACTGACAATGAGTGTCTATTGATACAAAAAACGAACGAACACTAGTTCTATTATCCTGTACATTATGGCATATGGCTACAGTGACGAGAAAAAGTGACGTCAAGATTAGGCACTTCCTCTCATTTATTTCCTTTCTCATTTTGTTATGCTTATATTGTTAAAAAAGTAAAAGGAGAGTGAGAGGATGAGGGGAAAATTTTCTCTACTTGTGTTGTTGGGTCTCATTTTGTCAATCATGGCTACAATGGGATTTCAAGTCCAGGCTACAGGGCAAGAGTTTAGGGCAGTTCATGTTAATCATGACACTGGGGGGAATGAATCAGCTAAAGTCGTCTTAAATTTAGTAACATTGGATGAAGATGAGTTCTTCATTGCAGCAACAATTAAAGTAGACGACAATTACCAAAATTATGATATTGAGCAAAAAGGGAACGTCAAATTTGTAGAAGGACCTGCACAGTATGTCATGCTACCTGAAGAGAAAAGGATTAGTCCTAGACAGTATGCCTTAGTGCAGGCTGAGATACTCTACGAAGTTGATGAACAGAATTTGTGGGTTAATAAATCATTAGCAAATGAAGACGTGATGAGATTTGTCTTTGACAAAGGGGAAAGAGAGTCTGTGGTATTTGAGGTAAGCGTGTCTGAACTAGATGAGCGGTTCCAGCAACAGGTTTATGAACTTGATACGCGAAACCTTACGGAGGGGCAAGCACCACTAACGCTATCTTATTGGGATCGTGAAACATTAAATTATAATACTATAGAAGAAACCTATGAAACAAATGGGCATACACATAGTACATTAACCACATATGGGGTTAACGGTACAGTATACAATTTATTAAGTAAAGATAGGGTCCATGATCAACTCGTTTTCAATGTGAATACACATAGCAACTATGAGGAAGGCGAGGGTCGTATACAAACGAAGGTTCAAGTAGACGCACAAACAAAAGAGATCTACCGTGCATATTACGATGAATGGACAGTCAGTCAGCAAACGAATAACATTGCATTAGGGCAGCGTACCCACGATGCATATCCTATTGTTTCTAGACTAGACTTAGATCCCCCTTCTAAAGAGTCTAGTGGCTCACCTGAATATTTATCCACCTATCTTTGGGAAAGCTCTGGAGGAGTGTTAAACAATACCAGCTTAGACAGCCTTCCATTAACCCTTTGGCGCTATAAACAACAAAACCTCGTTGATCATACGTTATCAGAGCCAACAAAAGAGAAGCAAGTAATAGAGGTTCCACACAATCATATGACTGCCGTATACCAAGCCGGTGATGGAACGTACCCCCAAGCATCTGAGAAAGCTTGGAGTGACCTATACCTCCATGCCGAGGGTCAAGAGTTTACGGTACAGTACGATATAGGAAACTATAATACCCGTCTCCTTACCACGAATATGGCTGATGCATATGTACGTACTGTTAAGTGGCAGATACCGGTCCAGTGGGGGAAACGAACGATGACAATCGATCACGTGACCGAGGTACAGCATGCAGAATAGAACATCTTAAATGGCACTCAAGGTGCTATATAGCTGCCACTCAAGACTACAATTTAAAATGTAATATATGTTAAATTCATTAATAATATTGACTATAATATAATAACCCCCTTACGTCGTATGAAATACTGACACAAGGGGGTGCTCTTCTCCCACCGTATTTAAGGTTCTCTAAGAGAAATGAAAATGTGCTGGCTAATCAACCTTTTGTTACACGGTTATTTCTTCACCTGTTGTCATGTTGATAAGTGCGGGTGAGGTTGATCTTTAGCCTCCTAAGACTTAACCTTGCTTTCGGTGACAATTTTAATCTTTTTAGACAGTTCTTCAGCTTTTTCTAAAGCTTGCTGACCTGATGCCCCCTTGGTAATGAGGTATCCTAATCTGCTCCACGAACTTGTTAAGTCTCTAATGACCCATCCAGGCTTTGCAAAAACATTTAAATTAACCGTGTCTGGGTCAGCTAGAACGTCCTCTTTGCCAGTCACCTTTTCTACAATACCACCAGGCTGATCGATGATAAAGTGAATAGCAACGGCAGGGTATCGATCATACACTTTTTGGGCGTCAATATCGGCTAGTAACTTGAGAGTGATTTCATAAGGGCATTGACCCTCTTTCATTTTGATGAGATCGAAGATAAAATCCCCTGGTGCTCTGCCTGCACATTCCACCAGGTAAACATCCTCGTTATCCATGATCCACTCTGAGTGTAAAATACCGTTCTCAATATTAAGATCATCGATCACATGATTGATATAGTCATTTACTTTTTGCCTTTGTTTCTCATTGACGTCTGCAGGCAAATAGTGACCTAATTCTACAGGATAAGGTCCGTCCGAGGTATGCTTACAGGTGATATTATGAAATGCAACCACACCATCTTTGACGATAGTTTCGGTACTAATTTCTCTTCCTTGTACAATTTCTTCAACGATGTATTCCCACTCGAGGGTGCGGTCGGCCTCAAAAACCCCTTCAGAAGCACTGAGTGTGTGTTCCCATGCGGCGTCTATATCTTTTTCATCAAAAATTTTGATGACCCCTGTGCTAGCTTGACGATTAGCAGGCTTCAGTATGATGGGTTGATTGATGTTTAGAAAGAAGTCACGAACGTCTTCAGCTGTTTCAACTTGTTGATATTGAGGTTGTTGGATTGGACTCTCTTTTAAGGCATTTCGTAGCTTAATTTTGTTTGTTAAGGCGTAAGCTGCTGTGGTGCCAAGTCCAGGAAGACCTAGTTCACTAGAGGCCAGTGTCGCACATTGGACAGCATACTCTACACCAGGAATAATGATGTTAGCTTTCACCTCGTTAGCGACCTTCATCACATCTTTGTAGGCCTCTTCATTAAGTTGATATTCTATATAGTAGGCCTTTGTTATTTTACCATCAAGAACATCACCTAGATTTCTCTTATTCCAAATATCTTTTTCTTCTACTATATATAGGTTAAGAGAGTCATACTCATTTAATTTATTGACCCATGATATATTAGTTCCGATTAGTAAGACGTTCATCAATAGTCACCTCTTCCTCAATTTTAAAAGCGACACGATCGAGTAGTTCGTCGGCTAAATCCTTTGTCTGTTTGTCATCGCGGACAATAAAATAACCTAGCCTTGAAAAGAAGCCATCTGGTGGAGTGAAGTATCGCTTTCCAACTTGGCAGTAAGGACTGATTTTGAGATCGTGAAGTTGCGGAATGTTTTCTGTGTCTAATGTTGGGGGTTCAGTTAATACACCAGTTTTATACGGTGTGATGATTCTCATACTTGCATATCCATCTTTATTTGGGGTCAGATCAGGTTTTAAACCTAGACATACTTTCAAGGATTCGCGGGCTAAGTTGATACCTGAGGCTAAATGTGTAATCAATGGAATACAGTCGCCACCGAGCCGACCTGCCACCTCTATCACGACTGGCCCTTCACGTGTGAGACGAAATTCCAAATGAAAAGGACAATGGTCAATGTCTAGGGAAGATAAGGCTTTCTCTGTTGTATGATAAATGTCTGCTTTCACACGGTCTTCTAGCTGGGCTGGAAAATCATGTCCTATCTCTTCAAAAAATGGCTCAGGGCTCAGTTGCTTACTCGTAATACCAGAATAGTAGATATTATTGTTATGTATCACGCCATCTATACTGAATTCTGGTCCTTCTATATACTCTTCAATCATAAACGCCTGCCCCTTATGACGTAGGGCGAGATAAGATTGTTGAGCTTCTTTCTTATTTAATACTTTCTGAACACCTATACTACTCCATCCACTGACGGGTTTGATTAC
Protein-coding sequences here:
- the argF gene encoding ornithine carbamoyltransferase, with translation MSIKPSEVTPEPCFQLKGKSMLNLADWAPEEVEYVLNHAIEMKKGKESPFYSRYENALGGQTLGMIFEKPSTRTRVSFEVGMFQLGGQAIYLNTNDIQLGRGESIEDTAQVLSRYVDAVMIRTHAHETLTRFDQYANIPVINGLCDLYHPTQVLADLLTIKEHKGKLQGLRIAYIGDGKNNMAHTLLLGATMMGMDMTVASPDDDLPQADIYEKAKEMATQSGAQLHLTTDPHAATKGVDVVITDVWTSMGQEDEQEARMKRLEPYQVNTDLCSHAATDYIFLHCLPAHRGEEVTADIIDGGHSVVFDEAENRLHAQKALLYAVMSR
- a CDS encoding argininosuccinate synthase; this encodes MTANAKPKVVLAYSGGLDTSVCIKWLEDKYGYDVIALGLDVGEGKDLEGIKDKALQVGASKAYILDAKEIFAQHFILPALKANTLYEGKYPVSSALSRPLISQLLTQVAEEEGAEAVAHGCTGKGNDQVRFEVSVQALNPELKVIAPVREWGMTRDEEIEYAKEKGIPVPVDLENPYSIDANIWGRACEAGVLENPWTEAPEGAFDWTQSPEEAPDTPEYIEIGFEEGVPVSLNNQKMGLVDLIELLNDIGGKHGVGRIDHVENRLVGIKSREVYENPAALILIDAHQELEFLTLTRDVLKFKKQVEQQFTQIIYDGQWYSPLREALEAFVDQTQQNVTGTLRVKLYKGNMQVVGRQSPHSLYNEELATYSTGDAFDHNAAVGFIQLWGLSTKVYSEVQKSNGKEQKGLKHINLQPSVPEPGVKEHV
- the argH gene encoding argininosuccinate lyase yields the protein MSKLWGGRFTKETNHLVDEYTASISFDQALALEDIEGSIAHVTMLAEQNIIEAHEADTIKEGLQKIKEKYLNGELRFSVEDEDIHMNIERLLIEEIGTVGGKLHTGRSRNDQVATDMHLYLKKKINQFISQLIDVQRAIINQAEAHVHTIIPGYTHLQRAQPISFAHHLLAYFWMFERDKSRLQDSLKRVDFSPLGAGALAGTTFPINRQRTAELLGFENVYPNSLDAVSDRDFILEFLFDASTIMTHMSRLSEELVIWSSQEFQFVELDDAFCTGSSIMPQKKNPDVPELLRAKTGRVNGNLVGLLTVLKGLPLAYNKDMQEDKEGMFDAVQTLDGALALLAPLIDSMSVNKDQMKQAVEQDYSNATDLADYLAAKGLPFREAHEVTGQVVLYAIQHKKMLSQLTLEEYNTFHDFFDEQVYDAIQPEQVVAVRNSEGGTAPTEVEKQIQLAKHLIDGKEDC
- a CDS encoding stalk domain-containing protein, which encodes MTLTSQPRIRPKALSVITLIASLALICIFIPFTDTEVSAAEQTSVKVDGQAVVFPDTQPTVSQGRTLVPLRPIVEAMGADVQWDSDNRVAHIAMEGQAELSVPVDYQYVQLDTQGESAAIKIDVPAQVLHGRTMVPLRVIGESLGYRVNWDSQTSTAAYVKTDETQQTFQSYTVDGDIEKLHPYELDVFWSVNEKRASASVQPLALHVDLSLVAREKSKDMLDNGYFDHTSPTYGTPFEMMTEFNLSYRAAGENIAAGQRSPEEVMNGWMNSPGHRQNIESESFTHIGVGFVSGSTGYRNYWTQMFMTP
- a CDS encoding ATP-grasp domain-containing protein, with translation MNVLLIGTNISWVNKLNEYDSLNLYIVEEKDIWNKRNLGDVLDGKITKAYYIEYQLNEEAYKDVMKVANEVKANIIIPGVEYAVQCATLASSELGLPGLGTTAAYALTNKIKLRNALKESPIQQPQYQQVETAEDVRDFFLNINQPIILKPANRQASTGVIKIFDEKDIDAAWEHTLSASEGVFEADRTLEWEYIVEEIVQGREISTETIVKDGVVAFHNITCKHTSDGPYPVELGHYLPADVNEKQRQKVNDYINHVIDDLNIENGILHSEWIMDNEDVYLVECAGRAPGDFIFDLIKMKEGQCPYEITLKLLADIDAQKVYDRYPAVAIHFIIDQPGGIVEKVTGKEDVLADPDTVNLNVFAKPGWVIRDLTSSWSRLGYLITKGASGQQALEKAEELSKKIKIVTESKVKS
- a CDS encoding ATP-grasp domain-containing protein — translated: MYIVFIGSGVKDYRYYILEEASKLDYEVLIIHNQQMTWEQAYAHHYIEVDAITTDAICDALEGFAPKLAGVTTYVEAFVPIVSEVCHHFHLPSIPLHARFNVRDKSKMRHLFQENNVPSPAWAYIHHEYDPGFDHVTYPAVIKPVSGWSSIGVQKVLNKKEAQQSYLALRHKGQAFMIEEYIEGPEFSIDGVIHNNNIYYSGITSKQLSPEPFFEEIGHDFPAQLEDRVKADIYHTTEKALSSLDIDHCPFHLEFRLTREGPVVIEVAGRLGGDCIPLITHLASGINLARESLKVCLGLKPDLTPNKDGYASMRIITPYKTGVLTEPPTLDTENIPQLHDLKISPYCQVGKRYFTPPDGFFSRLGYFIVRDDKQTKDLADELLDRVAFKIEEEVTIDERLTNRN